From the Nymphalis io chromosome 1, ilAglIoxx1.1, whole genome shotgun sequence genome, one window contains:
- the LOC126773802 gene encoding myrosinase 1-like isoform X1, which yields MATAVIIALLAITHSGIAHFTKFPEGFTFGVATASHQIEGAWNVSGKSENVWDRLTHSRPWMVADETNGDIACDSYNKYQEDVNHLAYLGVDFYRFSLSWARILPTGRVDHINPDGIRYYNALLDALAEKNIEPLVTLFHWDLPQSLQDLGGWANPKMIDYFRDYADVCFREFGDRIKSWITINEPYEICEDAYGDDKKAPAIDSHGVGNYLCSDNLLKAHAEVYHLYNDSYRPHQNGRIMISINSIWYEPSDPEDAEQVALAEVANQFKFGWFAHPIFTEKGGYPEVMVENVAQQSQAEGLPKPRLEQFDDYWLERIKGTSDFLGINHYTTHLVTGPGVDPIAKSPSWLKDIGAVTTMNVGGDSASEWLRVVPTGFANLLRWCKSSYNDAPIYITENGFSDRGTLDDYGRIQYLNDYLSALLHVIYEDDVKVLGYTLWTLMDNFEWRAGFSERFGLYYVDITDPERPRTPKLSAEYYKQLIATRELPEDDRFKAPATEPTTARTDSYSPYEPVDSSNKDDWRSFFNFIHNGLISFTRPLVNVFRAEG from the exons GGGAATTGCACACTTCACAAAATTTCCTGAAGGATTTACATTTGGAGTAGCTACAGCGTCCCATCAGATTGAGGGTGCATGGAATGTCAGtg gAAAGTCGGAAAATGTTTGGGATCGCTTGACACACTCCCGGCCCTGGATGGTTGCTGATGAAACAAATGGCGACATTGCATGTGACTCTTACAACAAGTATCAAGAGGACGTGAACCATCTCGCTTACCTTGGCGTGGACTTTTACAGATTCTCTCTTTCCTGGGCAAGAATTCTGCCAACTGGTCGTGTTGATCACATTAATCCCGATGGGATCCGTTACTACAACGCACTCCTCGATGCTTTGGCAGAGAAAAACATTGAGCCGCTG GTAACTTTATTCCACTGGGATTTGCCGCAATCACTTCAAGACCTGGGAGGATGGGCTAACCCTAAAATGATAGATTACTTCCGTGATTACGCCGACGTATGCTTCAGAGAGTTTGGTGATAGGATCAAATCCTGGATCACAATCAATGAGCCTTATGAAATTTGTGAAGACGCCTACGGAGACGATAAAAAGGCACCCGCAATAGACAGCCACGGTGTTGGAAACTATTTATGCAGTGATAATCTTCTCAAGGCTCACGCTGAGGTGTACCATTTGTATAATGATAGCTACAGGCCGCATCAAAATGGAAGGATAATGATCTCAATCAACTCTATATGGTACGAGCCCAGCGACCCAGAAGACGCAGAACAAGTTGCCCTTGCGGAAGTGGCTAaccaatttaaa ttTGGATGGTTTGCGCATCCTATTTTTACCGAAAAAGGCGGTTATCCAGAGGTGATGGTTGAAAATGTGGCTCAGCAAAGCCAAGCCGAAGGTCTACCTAAGCCTCGTCTAGAACAATTCGATGACTATTGGCTGGAAAGAATCAAAGGCACTTCTGATTTTCTTGGAATCAATCATTACACCACTCATTTGGTAACTGGACCTGGTGTAGACCCAATAGCAAAATCTCCTTCCTGGCTTAAGGACATCGGCGCGGTTACTACAATGAACGTCGGTGGTGATTCGGCTTCAGAATGGCTTAGA GTTGTACCTACCGGATTTGCTAACTTACTGCGTTGGTGTAAGAGCTCTTACAACGATGCACCCATTTATATAACCGAAAATGGTTTTTCTGATCGTGGTACTTTAGACGACTATGGACGTATTCAATATTTGAAT GATTACCTTTCAGCACTTCTGCATGTAATTTACGAAGACGATGTCAAAGTTCTTGGTTATACTTTATGGACTCTTATGGATAATTTTGAATGGCGTGCTGGGTTCTC GGAACGTTTCGGTCTCTACTACGTGGACATAACTGACCCGGAACGACCACGAACACCGAAACTCTCCGCGGAATACTATAAGCAGCTCATTGCCACCCGTGAACTTCCAGAAGATGACCGCTTTAAAGCTCCTGCT ACCGAACCGACGACGGCAAGAACAGATAGTTACAGTCCATATGAACCTGTGGACTCGAGTAATAAAGATGATTGGCGatcatttttcaatttcatCCACAATGGTCTAATATCCTTTACAAGGCCACTAGTAAACGTTTTCCGTGCCGAAGGTTGA
- the LOC126773802 gene encoding myrosinase 1-like isoform X2, whose amino-acid sequence MATAVIIALLAITHSGIAHFTKFPEGFTFGVATASHQIEGAWNVSGKSENVWDRLTHSRPWMVADETNGDIACDSYNKYQEDVNHLAYLGVDFYRFSLSWARILPTGRVDHINPDGIRYYNALLDALAEKNIEPLVTLFHWDLPQSLQDLGGWANPKMIDYFRDYADVCFREFGDRIKSWITINEPYEICEDAYGDDKKAPAIDSHGVGNYLCSDNLLKAHAEVYHLYNDSYRPHQNGRIMISINSIWYEPSDPEDAEQVALAEVANQFKFGWFAHPIFTEKGGYPEVMVENVAQQSQAEGLPKPRLEQFDDYWLERIKGTSDFLGINHYTTHLVTGPGVDPIAKSPSWLKDIGAVTTMNVGGDSASEWLRVVPTGFANLLRWCKSSYNDAPIYITENGFSDRGTLDDYGRIQYLNDYLSALLHVIYEDDVKVLGYTLWTLMDNFEWRAGFSERFGLYYVDITDPERPRTPKLSAEYYKQLIATRELPEDDRFKAPALNNKSDEL is encoded by the exons GGGAATTGCACACTTCACAAAATTTCCTGAAGGATTTACATTTGGAGTAGCTACAGCGTCCCATCAGATTGAGGGTGCATGGAATGTCAGtg gAAAGTCGGAAAATGTTTGGGATCGCTTGACACACTCCCGGCCCTGGATGGTTGCTGATGAAACAAATGGCGACATTGCATGTGACTCTTACAACAAGTATCAAGAGGACGTGAACCATCTCGCTTACCTTGGCGTGGACTTTTACAGATTCTCTCTTTCCTGGGCAAGAATTCTGCCAACTGGTCGTGTTGATCACATTAATCCCGATGGGATCCGTTACTACAACGCACTCCTCGATGCTTTGGCAGAGAAAAACATTGAGCCGCTG GTAACTTTATTCCACTGGGATTTGCCGCAATCACTTCAAGACCTGGGAGGATGGGCTAACCCTAAAATGATAGATTACTTCCGTGATTACGCCGACGTATGCTTCAGAGAGTTTGGTGATAGGATCAAATCCTGGATCACAATCAATGAGCCTTATGAAATTTGTGAAGACGCCTACGGAGACGATAAAAAGGCACCCGCAATAGACAGCCACGGTGTTGGAAACTATTTATGCAGTGATAATCTTCTCAAGGCTCACGCTGAGGTGTACCATTTGTATAATGATAGCTACAGGCCGCATCAAAATGGAAGGATAATGATCTCAATCAACTCTATATGGTACGAGCCCAGCGACCCAGAAGACGCAGAACAAGTTGCCCTTGCGGAAGTGGCTAaccaatttaaa ttTGGATGGTTTGCGCATCCTATTTTTACCGAAAAAGGCGGTTATCCAGAGGTGATGGTTGAAAATGTGGCTCAGCAAAGCCAAGCCGAAGGTCTACCTAAGCCTCGTCTAGAACAATTCGATGACTATTGGCTGGAAAGAATCAAAGGCACTTCTGATTTTCTTGGAATCAATCATTACACCACTCATTTGGTAACTGGACCTGGTGTAGACCCAATAGCAAAATCTCCTTCCTGGCTTAAGGACATCGGCGCGGTTACTACAATGAACGTCGGTGGTGATTCGGCTTCAGAATGGCTTAGA GTTGTACCTACCGGATTTGCTAACTTACTGCGTTGGTGTAAGAGCTCTTACAACGATGCACCCATTTATATAACCGAAAATGGTTTTTCTGATCGTGGTACTTTAGACGACTATGGACGTATTCAATATTTGAAT GATTACCTTTCAGCACTTCTGCATGTAATTTACGAAGACGATGTCAAAGTTCTTGGTTATACTTTATGGACTCTTATGGATAATTTTGAATGGCGTGCTGGGTTCTC GGAACGTTTCGGTCTCTACTACGTGGACATAACTGACCCGGAACGACCACGAACACCGAAACTCTCCGCGGAATACTATAAGCAGCTCATTGCCACCCGTGAACTTCCAGAAGATGACCGCTTTAAAGCTCCTGCT CTGAACAACAAATCGGACGAACTTTAA
- the LOC126773802 gene encoding myrosinase 1-like isoform X3, translating into MATAVIIALLAITHSGIAHFTKFPEGFTFGVATASHQIEGAWNVSGKSENVWDRLTHSRPWMVADETNGDIACDSYNKYQEDVNHLAYLGVDFYRFSLSWARILPTGRVDHINPDGIRYYNALLDALAEKNIEPLVTLFHWDLPQSLQDLGGWANPKMIDYFRDYADVCFREFGDRIKSWITINEPYEICEDAYGDDKKAPAIDSHGVGNYLCSDNLLKAHAEVYHLYNDSYRPHQNGRIMISINSIWYEPSDPEDAEQVALAEVANQFKFGWFAHPIFTEKGGYPEVMVENVAQQSQAEGLPKPRLEQFDDYWLERIKGTSDFLGINHYTTHLVTGPGVDPIAKSPSWLKDIGAVTTMNVGGDSASEWLRVVPTGFANLLRWCKSSYNDAPIYITENGFSDRGTLDDYGRIQYLNDYLSALLHVIYEDDVKVLGYTLWTLMDNFEWRAGFSERFGLYYVDITDPERPRTPKLSAEYYKQLIATRELPEDDRFKAPAVRRRI; encoded by the exons GGGAATTGCACACTTCACAAAATTTCCTGAAGGATTTACATTTGGAGTAGCTACAGCGTCCCATCAGATTGAGGGTGCATGGAATGTCAGtg gAAAGTCGGAAAATGTTTGGGATCGCTTGACACACTCCCGGCCCTGGATGGTTGCTGATGAAACAAATGGCGACATTGCATGTGACTCTTACAACAAGTATCAAGAGGACGTGAACCATCTCGCTTACCTTGGCGTGGACTTTTACAGATTCTCTCTTTCCTGGGCAAGAATTCTGCCAACTGGTCGTGTTGATCACATTAATCCCGATGGGATCCGTTACTACAACGCACTCCTCGATGCTTTGGCAGAGAAAAACATTGAGCCGCTG GTAACTTTATTCCACTGGGATTTGCCGCAATCACTTCAAGACCTGGGAGGATGGGCTAACCCTAAAATGATAGATTACTTCCGTGATTACGCCGACGTATGCTTCAGAGAGTTTGGTGATAGGATCAAATCCTGGATCACAATCAATGAGCCTTATGAAATTTGTGAAGACGCCTACGGAGACGATAAAAAGGCACCCGCAATAGACAGCCACGGTGTTGGAAACTATTTATGCAGTGATAATCTTCTCAAGGCTCACGCTGAGGTGTACCATTTGTATAATGATAGCTACAGGCCGCATCAAAATGGAAGGATAATGATCTCAATCAACTCTATATGGTACGAGCCCAGCGACCCAGAAGACGCAGAACAAGTTGCCCTTGCGGAAGTGGCTAaccaatttaaa ttTGGATGGTTTGCGCATCCTATTTTTACCGAAAAAGGCGGTTATCCAGAGGTGATGGTTGAAAATGTGGCTCAGCAAAGCCAAGCCGAAGGTCTACCTAAGCCTCGTCTAGAACAATTCGATGACTATTGGCTGGAAAGAATCAAAGGCACTTCTGATTTTCTTGGAATCAATCATTACACCACTCATTTGGTAACTGGACCTGGTGTAGACCCAATAGCAAAATCTCCTTCCTGGCTTAAGGACATCGGCGCGGTTACTACAATGAACGTCGGTGGTGATTCGGCTTCAGAATGGCTTAGA GTTGTACCTACCGGATTTGCTAACTTACTGCGTTGGTGTAAGAGCTCTTACAACGATGCACCCATTTATATAACCGAAAATGGTTTTTCTGATCGTGGTACTTTAGACGACTATGGACGTATTCAATATTTGAAT GATTACCTTTCAGCACTTCTGCATGTAATTTACGAAGACGATGTCAAAGTTCTTGGTTATACTTTATGGACTCTTATGGATAATTTTGAATGGCGTGCTGGGTTCTC GGAACGTTTCGGTCTCTACTACGTGGACATAACTGACCCGGAACGACCACGAACACCGAAACTCTCCGCGGAATACTATAAGCAGCTCATTGCCACCCGTGAACTTCCAGAAGATGACCGCTTTAAAGCTCCTGCT GTGAGGCGGCGCATCTAA